A single window of Solanum dulcamara chromosome 5, daSolDulc1.2, whole genome shotgun sequence DNA harbors:
- the LOC129890472 gene encoding uncharacterized protein LOC129890472 has product MKGKQDQDLILLQLKDDIHKQKVMAFAKRGDGVLRYQERLCIPSVDGIRERIMIDDQAEHTIQNLQDMLRACVIDFKALYKALYGRSRLLISWLKVVEAELIGTDLVPQAMEKRMPILEWKWENSTINFVTGLSLTFHKHDSVRVIVDRLTKSAHFISMKTSYNAEQLARIYIREIEQMGTKLELSTTFILRPMSRQKSYADRRVRDILFAIDKRVLLKVLPTRGVMRFERKRKLNPRFIGPFEVLDKYGKWDSFALDQEICHLRMSLLLSWIGRLDS; this is encoded by the exons ATGAAAggaaagcaagatcaagatctCATTCTCCTCCAACTGAAAGATGACATTCACAAACaaaaggtaatggcttttgccaaaaggggagatggagtgttaagGTATCAAGAGAGATTGTGTATTCCtagtgttgatggcattcgaGAAAGAATCATG ATAGATGACCAGGCAGAGCATACAATTCAAAATTTgcaggatatgttgagggcctgtgttatcgacttcaaag CTCTTTATAAAGCTCTATATGGGAGGAGTAGATTACTAATTAGTTGGCTCAAAGTTgttgaagctgagttgattgggacAGACTTGGTTccccaagccatggagaag AGGATGCCCATTCttgagtggaagtgggagaacAGTACTATAAACTTTGTCACGGGATTATCCTTGACATTTCATAAGCATGATTCAGTtagggtgattgtggatcggtTGACCAAATCGGCTCATTTTATTTCGATGAAGACTAGCTATAATGCGGAGCAGTTGGCTAGGATCTACATCCGTGAGATT GAGCAGATGGGCACTAAACTTGAGTTAAGCACAACTTTCATCCTCAGACCGATG agtaggcaaaagagcTATGCAGATAGGCGTGTTCGTGATATATTATTTGCCATTGATAAGCGAGTATTGCTCAAGGTGTTACCCACTaggggtgtgatgaggtttgaGAGGAAAAGAAAGCTCAATCCAAggtttattggcccttttgaggtTTTGGATAAGTATGGAAAG TGGGACTCATTTGCTTTGGATCAAGAAATTTGTCATTTGAGGATGAGCCTGTTGCTATCTTGGATAGGCAGACTAGACAGTTGA